From the Kribbella sp. CA-293567 genome, the window CGACGATCTGGGTCACTGCCTCGTCCAGGTCACCGGGTGACAGTTGCGAAGTCGGCAGGTCGGTCCCCGCCAAGTGGGCGATCCAGGCGCCGGTGAAACAGTCCCGCTGAAGTCCGGCCTGCTCACCTGTGGTCGGGAGACCGAGCTCGGACTGCGCGGCCTCCGCCCAGGCGTCGCTCAGCACACTCCCGGTGGCGAGGTCGCCGATCCGCTCGTGCACCGTCTGCAGATCCTGGTCCGAAGGCTTCTCCGCGGGTGGGGAGAAAGTCTGCCCTGGTTCGAGTCTCGGCACGGCCGCCGTCCAGAACTCGTTGAGGTCAGCGGTCAGCAACTGCACCGCTTCGGCGTACGGGAGGTTGCCGCCGGTCCGGGACTCGGCGACCGTCCGGAACGGCAGCTCGGTCGTGACCACGCCTTGCTCCGGGAACTGCGCGCATCTCCCGGCACCTTGCTCGTAGCCGGTCTGGAAGGCGTTGACCCGGTCGAACCCGAGGCCGTGGGCCTGCTGCCCGCCGGCCGCCGTACCCGGCTGGTCCCGCAGGGTCAGGATCGCGACCACCGCGCTGTCCAGAGCGCCGTCCACGAGAGAGACCGGATCGGAACCGGAGGTCTCGGCGTACCGGGTCCATGATCCGGCGAAGCAGTCGGCCTGCAGTTCCTGCACCACGGACGGCGCCTTGACGCCCGCACGGGCCTGCACCGCATGCCCGGTCTCGTGGGCCAGCACGACGGCCGGCGCGATACTGCCGAACTGGTCGGCAAGCCGCGGGAACAGGTCCGTCGCGTCCCAGGCGATGTAGTCGTCGTCGGGTCCGCCGCAGTAGAACGCGTTCCCGCGCAGGTCGTCGTACGACTGCTGCTGCCCGCCGCACGAGAACGGAGCGCTCTGCGGCGTCTTCGGCTGGAATCCCCCGGCGAGCTGCACGAACTCCTTGTCGTAGACCTTCGGCAGCTCCGCGGACCAGTACTCCACCAGGCTCTGCTGGGCGGCGTCGGTGACGCCCTCAGCCGAGCCGGACGAGCGACCGAGCGACACGTCGCCCACGCCCGGCCCGGTGCCCTCGCGGCGGTTGGAGACCAGCGCGACGACGACCACCAGCGCCAGCACCACGACGAGCAGACCAAGACGCACCGCGCCCCGATCCGATCGGCGACGCCCGACGATGTTCATCTAGGGCTCCTCGTGCATGGCAGCTTCCTCGGCACTCAGGCCTCCACCCGCCGCACCGGCGCCGGTGGCGATCGCCGTTCCCTCCTGGTCTGCATGAGCACCCTCGTCGGGGGCCACCAGCCGCCCAGGACTGTCCTCGTCGATCCCGGCGGTCCGGCCGGGATCGTCACTGTCCAGGATCTGGTCGGCGTTCAGGTCGGACAGGTCGTCACTGGCGGGCAGCACGTCCACGTCGCTGATCCCGGTGACGTCCTCGGCCGGCTCGAGCGGCTCCGCGGTGAGGTCGGGTTCCTCGCGGGCCAGGCGATCGTCGAGTGGTTCAGGAGTCGACGCCTCGCGCGGGGTGGTGCCGTAGTCCAGCGAGGCGATCGGGTGGTCGGCGGGCAGAGCGGCCGGGTCCGGACCGTCCGCGATTCGCGCCGAGTCCACGTCGTCGTACGCCGTCGAGTCGTCGTCGGCGGTGCCGGGCAGCCCCTCGGCCTCGGGATCGCTGACCGGCCGTCGCTCGCCCGCCATCACTGGCCCTCCTCGTCGTCGACCCGCATCGTCTCGCCGTTCGAGTCGACGATCTCTGTCTCCGACGGATCGGCCGAGACCCGGACCTGGTCGTCGACGGAGTTGACCGCCATGGCACTCGGGTCGACGTCGTCGATGGTCGGGCGGTAGTCGTCTTCGTCCGGCTGGCTCATCACAACTCCTTCATCGTCAGGGTGCGTCGCCGGTACCCGGGCACGGACCGGATAACCCAGGGTTGTAAGGAGTTCGGGCGGGTACCGCCGAAGCGAGTTCACTCGTCGGGAGGTCCGGGATGGCTGGAAAGACCGTAGGCATCGAGGTAGTGCCGATTCTGTCGCGCGGGCGGCATCGAGATCCGCGCCGCGGCGGCTGCTTCATGGAGTACGCCTCCTACCTGGCCGGCGTTCCCTGGTCGGACAGCCCCGACTGCACGCATCCCCTGCTCGCGCTGATCGGGCGCGAGGTCAACGACGAGATGTCCGACGCCGGCCGGACGATGCTGGTGCCGCTCGTCCCGGCCGTGATCGGAGTGAACCCGAGCCATCCGGAAGTGGTCCCCGCCCTCGTCGCGCGCTGCGCGCGGCCGGTCGTCCCGTTCGTGTCGGAGCAGTTCGGGGCGAAGCTCGTCGCCGCCGTACAGAAGGCGGAAGCCGTCCGCGAGGATCTGCGCAAGCCGGAGCCGACCCAACTGTCGGTCGGCTACGAGTGGGAGGCTCCGCTGGCAGTGGCCGGAGCCATCCGGGCGATCACCGACTTCCGGGTACCGACCGCGGACGCGCTCCTGCACCAGATCCTCACCGAGGCCATCGCAGAGGCGCGGCAGTGGATGCCGGCCGCGCCTCTGCCGATCGAAACCGTGGCAGTACTCAGGTAACCGGGCTCAGGTAGGACGGTTGGTGAGCCGGTCCCGCAGCCGATCGATGAAGCCGACCCCGGGTCCGGCCAGCAGGTGGAACAGCGCCGAGTTCGGCGCCCCGGGATGCGGCCTGGTCGGCGCGACCTTCTTGGCCGCGTCGACCTTCCCGGCCAGCGCGACCAGATCGTCCTGCGGCAGATGCGCCCGCAGCTTGGGGAACTGCACGTTCTCCTCGTCCTGGACGTGGTCGTCGAGCACCCGCCGCAGCTCCTCCACCAGCTCGAGGAACCGCGCCTCGTTCGCGTCGGCGCCTTCGAGCTGCTTCATCAGCTCTTCCAGTTCCTGGTGCTCCTGGATGTCGTGCTCGACCGCCTCGTCCCCTTGCGGCAGGTGCTTGCGCATCGCCGGATAGACGAACATCTCCTCGGCCACCGCGTGCCGGACCAGCTCGGCGATCAACAGGTCGGCGGCCTCGCGGCGCTGCCCAGCATCAACCTCGGTCATGATCCGGCCGATCAGCTCCTCGGCCTCGCGGTGGTCGGTGGTCAGTACGTCGACGACGTCGGGACCGGTCGCGTTCGTGGCGTTCATCAGCTTGCCTCCTCGCTCGGTGATACCTCGCGGTACCCGGCCGGAAAACAGCCCACCGGACGGTTTACCGCAGACCGGCCGGGTACCGGCAGGCGTCGCGCCCGAGCAAAGGAGAAGCCCATGCGGGCAATGGTCTATCGAGGTCCGTACCGGGTCCGGGTCGAGGAGAAGGAAGCGCCCCGGATCGAACATCCCAACGACGCGATCGTCCGGGTCACCCGGGCCGCGATCTGCGGCTCCGACCTGCACCTGTACCACGGGATGATGCCGGACACCCGGGTCGGGATGACGTTCGGGCACGAGTTCGTCGGGGTGGTGGACCAGGTCGGGCCGTCGGTCCGGACACTGCGCCCGGGTGACCGGGTGATGGTTCCGTTCAACATCTTCTGCGGCACCTGCTACTTCTGCGCCCGGGGCCTGTACGCCAACTGCCACAACGTGAATCCGAACGCGACCGCCGTCGGCGGGATCTACGGCTACTCCCACACCTGCGGCGGCTACGACGGCGGCCAGGCGGAGTACGTCCGGGTTCCGTTCGCCGACGTCGGCCCGAGTGTGATCCCCGAGTGGATGGACGACGACACCGCCGTACTGCTGACCGACGCGGTGGCGACCGGGTACTTCGGTGCGCAGCTCGGAGACATCACCGAAGGCGACGTCGTGGTGGTCTTCGGCGCCGGCCCGGTCGGTCTGACCGCGGCCGCGTCGGCCTGGCTGATGGGCGCCGGCCGGGTGATCGTGATCGACCACCTGGAGTACCGGCTGGCCAAGGCCCGCTCGTTCGCCCACGCCGAGACGTACAACTTCAGCGAGCACGCCGATGTCGTCGTCCTGCTGAAGAAGCTCACCGACCATCGCGGCGCCGACGTGGCGATCGACGCGGTCGGCGCGGAGGCGGACGGCAACCTGCTGCAGCACGTCACCTCGGCGAAGCTGAAACTGCAGGGCGGTTCACCGATCGCGCTGAACTGGGCGATCGACTCGGTCCGCAAGGGCGGCACCGTGTCCGTGATGGGTGCCTACGGGCCGATCTTCAGCGCGGTCAAGTTCGGCGACGCGATGAACAAGGGCCTGACCCTGCGGATGAACCAGTGCCCGGTGAAGCGCCAGTGGCCTCGGCTCTTCGAGCACATCCGCAACGGCTACCTCAAGCCCACCGAGCTGATCACGCACCGCGTCCCGCTCGAGCACATCGCCGAGGGCTACCACCTCTTCTCGGCCAAGCTCGACGGCTGTATCAAACCTCTCATCGTCCCGACCGCCGCCTGACCCACGGAGTCCGAGATGGCCTACACCCCCGATCGTCCCCCGCTGCCGGAATCCCCCGAAGAGCTCCGCGCCCGCATCCCCGGCTGGGGCGCGGACCTGGACCCGGCGGACCGGCCCGCCGTACCGAAGGAGGTCTACGACCCGCATCCGTACGGCGCGGTCTGGGACTTCCCCGAACGCCAGCCGGAGCACTG encodes:
- a CDS encoding DUF5709 domain-containing protein; the protein is MAGERRPVSDPEAEGLPGTADDDSTAYDDVDSARIADGPDPAALPADHPIASLDYGTTPREASTPEPLDDRLAREEPDLTAEPLEPAEDVTGISDVDVLPASDDLSDLNADQILDSDDPGRTAGIDEDSPGRLVAPDEGAHADQEGTAIATGAGAAGGGLSAEEAAMHEEP
- a CDS encoding zinc-dependent alcohol dehydrogenase, translated to MRAMVYRGPYRVRVEEKEAPRIEHPNDAIVRVTRAAICGSDLHLYHGMMPDTRVGMTFGHEFVGVVDQVGPSVRTLRPGDRVMVPFNIFCGTCYFCARGLYANCHNVNPNATAVGGIYGYSHTCGGYDGGQAEYVRVPFADVGPSVIPEWMDDDTAVLLTDAVATGYFGAQLGDITEGDVVVVFGAGPVGLTAAASAWLMGAGRVIVIDHLEYRLAKARSFAHAETYNFSEHADVVVLLKKLTDHRGADVAIDAVGAEADGNLLQHVTSAKLKLQGGSPIALNWAIDSVRKGGTVSVMGAYGPIFSAVKFGDAMNKGLTLRMNQCPVKRQWPRLFEHIRNGYLKPTELITHRVPLEHIAEGYHLFSAKLDGCIKPLIVPTAA
- a CDS encoding hemerythrin domain-containing protein, yielding MNATNATGPDVVDVLTTDHREAEELIGRIMTEVDAGQRREAADLLIAELVRHAVAEEMFVYPAMRKHLPQGDEAVEHDIQEHQELEELMKQLEGADANEARFLELVEELRRVLDDHVQDEENVQFPKLRAHLPQDDLVALAGKVDAAKKVAPTRPHPGAPNSALFHLLAGPGVGFIDRLRDRLTNRPT